GACAAGATTTCAAACATAAGGCGCAGCCTATACAAAGCCTGCGATCGATGCCGGGGCGCGGGAGCAATTCGCGACAAAAGGCTTCCTTGAGGCGATGCGGCAGCCATTGGAGCCCTTCGAGGCCGTCCCTCATGGTGTTGGGTTGGGGCAGGCGAAAACCCCTCTGAACGGCCATCTCCAGCGGCACACCGACAACTTCGACCTCCGGAGGGGCGACGATCTGAAACAGAGGCGGTTCCTCTTCAGGAAATCCCATCATCCGACTCATGACATAGTCCACAGCCAGAGGATCCGCACTCGCGAGGATGTACCCTACGAACCGCGGCCGGCCCCAGGTGGGACCATCGCCCTCCATGCCCACAACCGCGTCCACGATGGTCAGCTTGGGCCGTACGAGATCCAGCAGGTCCAGCAGGAGGCCCGTGAAATCTTCAGGGTCCTTGAATTTCG
This genomic interval from Deltaproteobacteria bacterium contains the following:
- a CDS encoding DUF362 domain-containing protein, with the protein product SMTSHRNMISLPKFKTHLFARMTGAVKNLYGVVHGLTKVAYHSKFKDPEDFTGLLLDLLDLVRPKLTIVDAVVGMEGDGPTWGRPRFVGYILASADPLAVDYVMSRMMGFPEEEPPLFQIVAPPEVEVVGVPLEMAVQRGFRLPQPNTMRDGLEGLQWLPHRLKEAFCRELLPRPGIDRRLCIGCALCLKSCPRQAIRMTRAGASVDHNQCIRCWCCNEVCPSDAVRPERSLVGRMLAGFR